In the Deinococcus aerius genome, TGCGGCGGGCACGTCCGGTACCGTCAGCCTCACCTTCACCCCCACGACCCCGATCAAGCCGGGCGAGAGCCGCACCGTTACCCTGACCGTCAACGTCGCCGCGAACGCCACGACATCCACCAACTACGTCTCGGTCGGCGGGGGCGGCGACTCCTACAGCGGTGGGGCGGCCCCCACGCCCGGCTCGACCTGCACCTCGCACTGTGCCAGCGACCCCACCACAGTCCTGCCCCCCGTCCCCGCGACGATCAGCCAAGCCTTCAGTCCGGCAAGCGTGGCGCTGGGCGGCACCAGCACCCTCACCTTCACGGTGACCAACCCGAACGCGGGCGGTGCCCTCACCGCCCTGAACTTCACCGACACCCTCACGGGCATGAGCGTGGCGAGCACGACCCTGGGGGGCACCTGCGCCTCGGTGACGAGCAACCCGGCCCTGACCGTCGGGGCCACCACCCTGAACCTGACTATTCCCAGCCTCGCGGCCAGTGCCAACTGCACCATCACCGTGCAGGTCAAGGGCACGCAGATCGGCGTGAACCCCAACGCGACGAGCGGGGTGACCTCGGCTCAGACGCCCACGCCCGGTGCCACGTCGAACACGGCCAACCTGACCGTCACGCCCCTGGCCCCCACGGTGGGCAAGAGCTTCGCCCCGGCCAGCGTGCTCCAGGGCACAGCCACCCAGCTCACCATCACGGTGACCAATCCCAACGCCGCGGCGGCGACCTCCTTTACCCTGACCGACGACATCGCGGGCACCACGGGGGTCACGGGCCTGACGATCACCGCCGTGAGCAGCGATACCTGCAAGGGCAGCGGCACGGTCACGACCGCGTCCGGCAAGTACGTCCTCACGGGGGGCACCCTGCCCGCCGCCGGGTGCTCCATCGTGTTGACGGTGCAGGTGCCGTCCTCGGCAGCCGTGGGGAGCAAGACGAATACCATCGTCGGCTCGACGGTGGCGGGCTCTATCAACAATCAATCATGGCCCACCCCGGCGAATGCCACGGCCAGCCTCACGGTGGTGGCCGCCGCCGACCTCACCGTGACGAAGACCGGACCCGCCTATGCCAAGCCGGGAACGGACGTGACCTACACCATCACCGTCAAGAACAACAGCACGGCCAACTCCGCGAACAACGTGACGGTCACGGACACCCTTCCGGCCACCATGACGTTCAAGACCAGCAGCCCAGCGGCGACGGCGAGCGGGCAGACGCTGAATTGGGGAGCGGTGCCCCTGGCGGCGAACGGCACCCTGACCTACACGGTGACCGTCACCCTGCCCGACGCGGCGACCCTGGAGGCGAACCCGGCGGCCCGCACCCTGACGAACAACGTGTCGGCCAGCAGCGCCAACGACCCGGACACCACGAACAACGCGGCCTCGGCCACGACGAACATGGTGTACTCCAAGCTGACCAAGACGGTGCGCAACGTGACGAGGAACGCGGCCGTCGGCACCGGGGGGAGCGGGTCGCCCGGCGAGGTGCTGGAATACTGCATCGCGTTCGGCAACTACGGCGGCATCACCCTCGCCAACTACACCGTGAGTGACGGCGTGCCCCCCAACACGACCTACGTGACGGGCAGCGCGGGAGTGACACCTGCGGTCACCTTCCCCGGAATCACCCCCTCCTTCAACGGCGCCGCGACGACCTGGAACGACGGCACCACCACCCGGGCCGTGAACGGGGTGGTCACGGCGAACGTGGGCAGCCTGACCTCCGGGACACAGGGCCAGATGTGCTTCGGGGCCACCATTCGCTGATCGCCCGCGCCCCATCCTCCCCGGACAGGTTCCCGCACGGGGCCTGTCTTGCGCTTGCCGGGCGCCGCGTACAATCCCCTGCGTGTCCCCCCACACCCGCGGCCTCCTGCTTCTCGTCCTAGTGACCGCCCTGTGGGGCAGCACCTTCGCCGTCGTGAAGGAGCTGGGGGAAGAGTTGCCCCCCCCAGTGCTGATCGCCTGGCGCTTCCTGATCGCCACCCTGGCCCTGCTGCCCGCGCTGGCCCTCTCCCGGGCGGCGGGGGCAAGGCCTTCCGCGCCCGGGCGTCCCCTCTGGCGCGACGGCCTGGTCCTGGGTGCCTGGCTCATCGCCGGGTACGGCACCCAGACCATCGCCCTGCAAACGACCGGGGCGAATCGGGCGGCCTTTTTCACGGCGCTCAGCGTGGTCCTGGTGCCGCTGTGGCTCGCGCTGGCGCAGCGACGCCCCCTGCCGCTCGCCCTGTGGCTCGCCCTGCCGCTGGCGGTCGCCGGGCTGGCGTTCCTCTCGTGGGAGGGCGGCGCGCTCGTGGTGGGGGACGCCTGGGCGCTCGCCTGCGCGGTCACGTACGCGGGGTTCATCGTCGCGCTGGAGGGCACCGCCGCCCGGCACGAGGCGCTGCGCTTCACCCTCGCCCAGCTTGTGGCCGTGACCCTGTTCGCGTGGATCTGGGCGGCGTTGTCCACCCCGGGGCAACTCTGGCCCCCCGCCCCCGCCTGGGGACCGCTGCTGTACCTGGGCGTGGCCGCCACCGCCGTCACCACCCTGCTCCAAACGGTGGGGCAGCGTGCCGTCAGCGCGGCCGAGGCCAGCCTGATCTACACGCTGGAGCCGGTCGCCGCCGCCGTCTTCAGCTTCCTGCTGATCGGCGAGCGCATCGGCCTGCGCGGGGCGCTGGGCGGGCTGCTGGTGGTGGGGGCCACGCTCCTGAGCCAGCGGGCCGGGCAGGCGCCGCACCCGGAAACGCCCGCGCCCCAGGTGGAGGGCCGACCGTCCTGAGATTCGCGCCTACCGGGTCTGGTCGGGCACGAGCAGCGTCCGCAGGGCGGGGCTCGCCCCCCACACCCGCCGCAGACTGCCCTTGAGCACCGAGTTGTTGACCGCCGTGTACACCACCGGGGGGAGGCTGGTGGAGGGGTAGACGCCGGTGCGGCCCTGCCCCCCCACCCGCACCTCGATGGGAAAGCCCAGGGTGAGCGTCGCCACGAGCAGGCCCCCGAGGGCGAAGCCGCCCAGCGCTCCCGCGCCCGCCGACCACGGGCCGACCAGGGACTCGCGCACCAGGCGCCGGGTCACCACGGCCAGGACCAGCCCCAGCAGCAGCGCGAGGACGGCGGCGGCGACGGCGCCCCGGGCGAGCAGGCTCGCCAGGAAACAGACCGCCACGCCGCCCAGGCCCCACACCAGCCCCGACAGACCCCGCCGCGCGCCCAGCGCGGTCACCACGGCCCACACGGTCACGAGCAGGGCATCGAACCAGGTGATCACGCGGGGCAGTCTATCGCCCGAACTCTGACAGAACTCCTGCCGACGCCCGGCGGGACGCGGGGAAAGCCCGATGGTGGGGAGGGCTGCCGTCTTCGGCCCACACCTGGCTAGACTGGGCGCATGATTCGTGTCCTCCTCGTCGATGACCACGCCCTGTTCCGCCAGGGCCTGCGGAGCCTGCTGGAGTCCGAGGGGATGCGGGTGATCGGCGAGGCGGCCAACGGGCGCGAGGCGATCCGCTACGCCGCCGAGACCCACCCCGACGTGATCCTCATGGACATCCAGATGCCCGAACTCGACGGGGTCAAGGCCACCCAGAGCATCCTGGAGATCGACCCGGGGGCCAGGGTCATCATGATCACCATGTACCGCCAGGACCGCTACGTGTTCGAGGCCGTCAAGGCCGGGGCGCGGGGTTACGTCCTCAAGGACGCCGACGCCGCCACCCTGATCGACGCGATCCGGCGGGTGGCGGCGGGCGAGGCGCTGCTCGACGCCGACATGGCCCAGAACGTCCTCGACGACTTCCGAGACAAGCGCGAGGAGCTGCCCAGCGAGAAGCACGCCGACCTCAACGAGCGCGAGACGATGATCCTCAAGCTGCTCGCCCAGGGGTTTTCCAACCAGGACATCGCGCTGCGGCTCGACATCAGCGAGAAGACGGTCCGCAACCGGCTGTCGGAGATTTTCACCAAGCTGCAACTGAATAACCGCACCCAGGCGGCCCTCTACGCGATCCGCGAGGGCATCGCCAATCTGGAATAGGGGAGACGCCGACCAGTCTTAATGCCCAAGTCCCGCTCCCGACCCGGCAGACCCGCCGCCTCCCCCGTCACCTTCCGGGCGGGATGCGGTCGGGAGTGGAACCTCGTTTCTCCCGAAGCCGACCTCGCGTACACCGAGCAGGCCTTTCCCGAATGCCCCGCCTGCCCGCACCGGGTCGAGCCGGAGGGCACCCTGCCCTTCTGCACCCTGCGCCCCGTCGGCGCGGCCCATCCCTTCGCGGCGCTGGCGGCCCTAGACTTGCCCGAGTGAATTCCCAATTCGATCTGGCGGCTGAACTGCGCGCCCACGGCTACGCGGGCGAGGTCGGCGTCCTCATCACGGACCTCGCGGGCCGGGGGCTGTACGCCCTGAATTCCGGGCGGGTCTTCCCGGCGGCCAGCACGATCAAGGTGCCCCTGCTGGTGCGGGCACTCCAGGAGGCGCAAGCGGGCCGCCTGGACCTGCGCGAGCGGGTGACGGTGCGGGAGGAGGACCGGGCGGGCGGCTCGGGCATCCTGCACGAGTTCGGCCCCGGGCTGACCCCCACCTGGGAGGACCTGCTCACCCTGATGATCGTGGTGAGCGACAACACGGCGACCAACCTCGTGATCGATCGGCTGGGCGTGGAATGCGTCAATGGGTGGCTGGACGGGCTGGGGCTGGGGGGGACGAGGCTGGTGGGCAAACTCCAGCTTCCCCCCGAGCGGCAGAACGAGGCGCAGCGCCGGGGCGAGCGCAACCGGACGGCGGCACGGGACCAGGTGAATGTGCTGGGAAGGCTCGCGCGCGGCGAGTTGCTGGACCCCGCCCACACGGCCCTGGCCCTCTCTATCCTGTCGCGCCAGCAGCTCCGGGACATCCTGGGGCGGCATGTGCCGCGGAGTGCGGACGGCGAACTCCTCTACCGGGTCGCCAGCAAGAGCGGGGAGCTGCCCGGCGTTCACCACGACGTGGGGCTGCTGTTCACCCCGCGCCCGCTCGTGGTCGCCGTGCTGTCCGAGGGGGGGCTTGACCCGCGCGAACATCCCGAGAACCGGGACGTGACCCTGCTCGCGCGGCTCATCTGGCCCCTGCTGGCGGCGCTGGGCGGTGTCCTCGCGTCCGGGGTCCCGGGGGACATTTAACCGCTCGGTCAGGCGCATAGTGACGGTGCGGAAGTCCGGGGTTTTTTGCTGTACAGCACGGTCGGGGGCGGCTTTGGGCGCGTGCTATGCTGGGCCGCATCCGGCCGCCCGAGCGGGCACTTCAAGCGCGAGGAGTTAAGGAACGTGGAGAGAAACGACGCTGTCATGCCCTGGGTCGCCATCGTGTGCGCGGCCATTATGTGGATCATCCTGCTGTTCCTGTTCAACAAGGAGACGGCGCCCGAGCCCGTGGCGGTGGACCCCGCCGTGGCGGCCAGGATCAGCCAGGAGTGGCCGACCCTGGGTAAGCAGGTGTATACGACCGCCGGGTGCATCGGCTGTCACGGGGCGGAAGGTCAGGGTGGCGCGGGTGCCAAGCTCGCCGGGGACGAGAAGATCGTCAAGGACCCGGTGTACGTCCACACCATCATCACCAAGGGCAAGGGGCAGATGCCCGCCTTCCCGCAGCTCAAGGAAGAGGAAATCTACGCGGTCGCCAACTACGTGCTGCACTCCTTCGGCAACAACGTCGAGGAACCCCTGACCCCCGCGATGGTGGCCGCCGCGCAGACGAAGGTGGACCCGGCGGTGCTGAAGAACCGCTCGCGCTTCGTGCCCGAGGACATCAAGCTGCCGGAGATCTTCCTGGCGACCTTCATCATGGTCCTGCTGACCTACGGCCTGATCGGCCTGTACAGCGTCTGGACCGAGGGCGTGGAGCTGCATCCCGGCATCCACAAGGTGCGCTCGACCCCGGTGGCGACGCTCGCCATGGTCGTGACCCTGGGGCTGAGCCTGCTGTTCAGCGTGCTGTTCGTGCGCCAGATGGTCGCCGACTACGCGGCCTGGGCCAACAAGGAGATGCCCAACGTGGCGATGGAGGGCTTCTACGCCGCGATGATCCTGCTCACCCTGGCGGTCGCCGTCGGCCTGTACAAGAAGTTCTTCATGGACGGCGAGGTACTCGTCGAGGACGCGAGCGGCGAGTTCCCCTGGTAATCGCCGCGGGCGACCAGCCAATTCACGGAGGCTTTGAACGATGACCCGGTACAAGAGACAGGACCCTGAGATCACCCGCCGCAAGTTCATCAACGTGGCGAT is a window encoding:
- a CDS encoding beta strand repeat-containing protein is translated as MSRISYQRVKNGLLRGGTAALALVGLGALQTAAAAALDCNTIYASVGTNAARAGVGSYLATLSTGGVLGNAVQLPASVDQTSTTNGGVSGRSVTAGFGVDPVNKRIYYVDGYGGTGYNTAKYARLYSYDGTTFTRLTVDASGAPVFSNPTTEHQAGVDEAGTLWATDWAAPSDVYQYSGGTVTRYLNAIAAPTAAGDATEWNSLQDGDMAFDGVFDGVGQGRMWFVSSTTTNIVIYMVTRTSATAFQAKKVASFAPTAGVISAAANWVTGAAFGPDGLLYISTSGSDLYKYNTVAGTLAVAKDGVAAVSGQSAITDLGSCSYPKPDLAVTKTHSGSFQVWQAGSYTLTVTNNGQFSTSLPILLKDALPSGMTFAGATSSDGSVTGPAAGTSGTVSLTFTPTTPIKPGESRTVTLTVNVAANATTSTNYVSVGGGGDSYSGGAAPTPGSTCTSHCASDPTTVLPPVPATISQAFSPASVALGGTSTLTFTVTNPNAGGALTALNFTDTLTGMSVASTTLGGTCASVTSNPALTVGATTLNLTIPSLAASANCTITVQVKGTQIGVNPNATSGVTSAQTPTPGATSNTANLTVTPLAPTVGKSFAPASVLQGTATQLTITVTNPNAAAATSFTLTDDIAGTTGVTGLTITAVSSDTCKGSGTVTTASGKYVLTGGTLPAAGCSIVLTVQVPSSAAVGSKTNTIVGSTVAGSINNQSWPTPANATASLTVVAAADLTVTKTGPAYAKPGTDVTYTITVKNNSTANSANNVTVTDTLPATMTFKTSSPAATASGQTLNWGAVPLAANGTLTYTVTVTLPDAATLEANPAARTLTNNVSASSANDPDTTNNAASATTNMVYSKLTKTVRNVTRNAAVGTGGSGSPGEVLEYCIAFGNYGGITLANYTVSDGVPPNTTYVTGSAGVTPAVTFPGITPSFNGAATTWNDGTTTRAVNGVVTANVGSLTSGTQGQMCFGATIR
- a CDS encoding DMT family transporter; the protein is MSPHTRGLLLLVLVTALWGSTFAVVKELGEELPPPVLIAWRFLIATLALLPALALSRAAGARPSAPGRPLWRDGLVLGAWLIAGYGTQTIALQTTGANRAAFFTALSVVLVPLWLALAQRRPLPLALWLALPLAVAGLAFLSWEGGALVVGDAWALACAVTYAGFIVALEGTAARHEALRFTLAQLVAVTLFAWIWAALSTPGQLWPPAPAWGPLLYLGVAATAVTTLLQTVGQRAVSAAEASLIYTLEPVAAAVFSFLLIGERIGLRGALGGLLVVGATLLSQRAGQAPHPETPAPQVEGRPS
- a CDS encoding response regulator transcription factor; protein product: MIRVLLVDDHALFRQGLRSLLESEGMRVIGEAANGREAIRYAAETHPDVILMDIQMPELDGVKATQSILEIDPGARVIMITMYRQDRYVFEAVKAGARGYVLKDADAATLIDAIRRVAAGEALLDADMAQNVLDDFRDKREELPSEKHADLNERETMILKLLAQGFSNQDIALRLDISEKTVRNRLSEIFTKLQLNNRTQAALYAIREGIANLE
- a CDS encoding serine hydrolase, whose product is MNSQFDLAAELRAHGYAGEVGVLITDLAGRGLYALNSGRVFPAASTIKVPLLVRALQEAQAGRLDLRERVTVREEDRAGGSGILHEFGPGLTPTWEDLLTLMIVVSDNTATNLVIDRLGVECVNGWLDGLGLGGTRLVGKLQLPPERQNEAQRRGERNRTAARDQVNVLGRLARGELLDPAHTALALSILSRQQLRDILGRHVPRSADGELLYRVASKSGELPGVHHDVGLLFTPRPLVVAVLSEGGLDPREHPENRDVTLLARLIWPLLAALGGVLASGVPGDI
- a CDS encoding c-type cytochrome, translating into MPWVAIVCAAIMWIILLFLFNKETAPEPVAVDPAVAARISQEWPTLGKQVYTTAGCIGCHGAEGQGGAGAKLAGDEKIVKDPVYVHTIITKGKGQMPAFPQLKEEEIYAVANYVLHSFGNNVEEPLTPAMVAAAQTKVDPAVLKNRSRFVPEDIKLPEIFLATFIMVLLTYGLIGLYSVWTEGVELHPGIHKVRSTPVATLAMVVTLGLSLLFSVLFVRQMVADYAAWANKEMPNVAMEGFYAAMILLTLAVAVGLYKKFFMDGEVLVEDASGEFPW